Proteins encoded within one genomic window of Deltaproteobacteria bacterium:
- a CDS encoding L-2-amino-thiazoline-4-carboxylic acid hydrolase, which produces MALDPEKEISSLWRALQGAQGATRRTFYQMRQAAIEVAGPDANPLDIAVKAWEIIGKDTGKSYLPRMNLLKGEEGLMMNVARAYQGLWTTNGAVVKIEKGKSPSEIFIIWERCPWPTSAKEYGASMKEDLLGCDRYLQAFLEEVNAFLGTNLKIETQKAIPKGDGVCVRRLYKPEDK; this is translated from the coding sequence ATGGCACTTGACCCAGAAAAAGAAATAAGTAGCTTGTGGAGGGCATTGCAAGGTGCACAGGGGGCAACCAGGAGAACATTCTATCAAATGCGACAGGCAGCGATTGAGGTTGCTGGTCCTGATGCAAACCCTCTTGATATCGCTGTTAAGGCCTGGGAGATCATTGGTAAAGACACAGGTAAATCATATCTCCCACGCATGAATTTGCTCAAAGGCGAAGAGGGCTTAATGATGAATGTTGCTAGGGCCTATCAAGGATTATGGACAACCAATGGGGCCGTGGTAAAGATCGAAAAGGGCAAAAGCCCTAGTGAAATCTTTATAATATGGGAAAGATGTCCCTGGCCTACCTCAGCCAAAGAATACGGTGCTTCTATGAAAGAGGATCTTTTAGGCTGCGACAGATATCTTCAAGCATTTCTTGAAGAAGTAAACGCCTTCTTGGGTACAAATTTGAAGATAGAGACGCAAAAGGCCATCCCAAAGGGAGATGGTGTGTGTGTCCGGAGATTATACAAACCAGAAGATAAATAA
- a CDS encoding FAD-dependent oxidoreductase, which produces MEQRFDAIVVGAGPAGCACGYTLTKAGLEVLVVERGKFAGAKNMWGGAFYGPSMGKLLPNFWEEAPIERYVAHHKFSSLTQDACLSAEFTTEKFGQPPYNGFTLLRSKFDRWFATKVEQAGAIVATGLQADGLLRDGNQIVGIKAGGDELPADVVVACDGVNSILAQEAGLRGKILPYDIKQGVKEVIELPRETIEQRFNLKGDEGLAWEFIGSCTKGLPGGAFIYTNKESLSVGIVVQLSALIENKIEANDLLNEFKEHPTVANFLADGKLVEYSAHLIPVSGVDMMPTLYTDGFLVAGDAASFVVGTGLILEGANFAVASGISAAETAIRAKKKGDFSAKTLSHYRELLEQNFVLKDLKTYRKAHHFLANPRIYSSYPELACNLAERIFTNDGKPRKKTWQLLRGAMKGRVAFGQIACDLIRGKGAI; this is translated from the coding sequence ATGGAACAAAGGTTTGATGCCATAGTAGTTGGGGCAGGCCCGGCAGGTTGCGCCTGTGGTTACACATTAACAAAGGCTGGCTTAGAAGTATTGGTGGTGGAGAGGGGGAAATTTGCCGGGGCAAAGAATATGTGGGGTGGGGCTTTCTATGGCCCGAGTATGGGTAAACTGCTACCTAATTTCTGGGAAGAAGCACCCATAGAGAGGTACGTTGCTCACCATAAGTTTTCATCACTCACTCAAGACGCCTGTCTATCCGCTGAATTTACCACAGAGAAATTTGGCCAACCTCCGTATAATGGTTTCACCCTGTTGCGCTCCAAATTTGACCGTTGGTTTGCTACTAAGGTTGAGCAGGCAGGAGCAATCGTTGCTACGGGACTTCAAGCCGATGGCCTTCTTCGTGACGGAAATCAGATTGTAGGCATAAAGGCAGGAGGCGATGAGTTACCAGCCGATGTTGTGGTTGCCTGTGACGGAGTGAATTCTATCCTGGCTCAGGAAGCTGGGCTCAGGGGAAAGATTTTACCATATGATATAAAGCAGGGAGTAAAAGAGGTAATCGAGCTACCCCGTGAAACTATTGAGCAACGTTTCAACCTAAAGGGCGACGAGGGCCTAGCCTGGGAGTTTATCGGTTCCTGTACTAAGGGATTGCCTGGCGGTGCCTTTATTTATACAAATAAAGAAAGCCTATCAGTAGGGATTGTAGTTCAGCTAAGTGCACTCATTGAGAATAAGATTGAGGCTAACGACCTGCTCAATGAATTCAAGGAACACCCAACAGTAGCAAACTTTCTTGCCGATGGTAAACTTGTAGAATACTCAGCACATCTGATACCCGTTTCTGGGGTAGATATGATGCCTACTTTATATACAGACGGGTTTCTTGTAGCTGGTGATGCAGCCTCTTTCGTTGTCGGTACAGGTTTAATACTGGAGGGAGCCAATTTTGCCGTTGCTTCAGGTATTTCTGCAGCTGAGACAGCGATAAGGGCTAAAAAGAAAGGCGATTTTTCTGCGAAGACCCTTTCCCACTATCGAGAATTATTAGAACAGAACTTCGTCCTCAAGGACCTGAAAACGTACAGGAAGGCCCACCATTTTTTAGCTAATCCTCGAATCTACAGTTCCTATCCTGAGCTAGCCTGTAATTTAGCTGAGAGGATTTTTACTAATGATGGCAAGCCGAGAAAGAAGACCTGGCAGTTATTGCGGGGGGCGATGAAAGGGAGGGTCGCATTTGGGCAGATAGCTTGTGACCTGATAAGGGGAAAAGGGGCCATATGA
- a CDS encoding electron transfer flavoprotein subunit beta/FixA family protein, whose amino-acid sequence MNTIVCIKQILDPEIPPAKFRLDSESKRVIPPEGIPPVINPYDEQAVELALRLKEKHKGKITVLTLGSPAAASIVKHALSMGADEGTVLADEAFEGSDSFSAAYILTKAIQKVGDYDLILCGRQAADWDEGVVGSIIAEKLGLPLVTLAEAVDAVDGELRVKRVTLDGYQVFAVPTPALVTVSNQVGQPRLPSGWGIISAARKEVPVWNAADIGADPSQVGASAARRKLVKLFIPVRERKCEIIEEETTEEASARLATRLREAGVI is encoded by the coding sequence ATGAATACCATAGTTTGTATTAAACAAATACTGGACCCTGAGATACCGCCGGCAAAATTTAGACTGGATTCTGAGTCCAAGCGAGTTATACCCCCAGAAGGAATACCGCCAGTGATAAACCCCTATGATGAGCAGGCAGTTGAACTGGCGCTAAGGCTGAAGGAGAAACACAAAGGCAAAATAACAGTATTAACTCTTGGCAGCCCTGCCGCTGCCAGTATTGTCAAGCATGCCCTATCGATGGGTGCTGATGAAGGTACTGTTTTGGCTGATGAGGCATTTGAGGGCTCAGATAGTTTCTCTGCGGCCTACATCCTGACCAAGGCGATACAAAAAGTGGGAGATTATGACCTCATACTATGCGGCAGGCAGGCTGCTGATTGGGATGAGGGTGTAGTTGGCTCAATAATTGCTGAGAAACTGGGTTTGCCCCTGGTAACACTGGCTGAAGCAGTAGATGCTGTTGATGGGGAACTAAGGGTAAAGCGGGTAACCCTTGACGGCTATCAGGTATTTGCCGTTCCTACGCCAGCACTGGTAACAGTAAGCAATCAGGTTGGTCAACCTCGACTGCCATCGGGGTGGGGGATTATATCGGCAGCGCGAAAAGAAGTCCCAGTGTGGAATGCTGCTGATATCGGTGCTGACCCATCCCAAGTTGGAGCTAGCGCAGCACGAAGAAAACTGGTCAAGCTTTTCATTCCAGTGCGGGAGAGGAAATGTGAGATTATTGAGGAGGAAACCACAGAGGAGGCATCGGCAAGACTCGCCACCAGATTAAGGGAAGCAGGAGTGATATAG
- a CDS encoding acyl-CoA dehydrogenase family protein: MDFELTEEQLMFRDMARKFAEQEILPTLKENERQERFDKGIIKKMGSQGLLAPHMPQEYGGLGLDYVTSAIIWEQLCWASLAVTQAATSGAIQPGTNLLDAGSEEQKQKYLPPVCSGDLVLSGAVVEPNAGSDSSMIETTAVRKDDHWVINGTKTFITNGEIADVVLFIAQTDKTKGIRGLVSFIVERGTPGFSSTPQKGRISWRGGSEGNIRFTDMELPLENQISEPGRALRDALRGIDTARLFLAAGCVGIAQSCLDASIKYAKGRIQFGKPIGGHQLIQGIIADMATKIEAARWLTYRVADMKSRGVRHIKEMSYAKYFSTETALWVTSQAVKIHGSFGTFDDYPVGHHYQDAITATILGGTAQIHQLTIGQQLLEMAAFT, encoded by the coding sequence ATGGATTTCGAGCTAACTGAGGAACAGTTGATGTTTCGGGATATGGCCCGGAAGTTCGCCGAGCAGGAGATTTTACCCACGCTCAAAGAAAACGAGCGTCAAGAGAGATTCGATAAGGGGATTATCAAAAAGATGGGTTCACAGGGGCTACTGGCTCCCCATATGCCCCAGGAGTATGGGGGCTTGGGGCTGGATTATGTTACCTCAGCTATTATCTGGGAGCAGCTCTGCTGGGCTAGTTTGGCAGTAACCCAGGCGGCCACCAGTGGTGCCATTCAACCAGGAACCAATCTTCTCGACGCCGGCAGCGAGGAGCAGAAGCAGAAATACCTGCCCCCAGTGTGTAGCGGTGATTTGGTCCTGTCCGGGGCTGTAGTTGAGCCCAATGCCGGTAGTGATTCGTCAATGATTGAGACTACTGCTGTTCGCAAGGATGATCACTGGGTCATCAATGGTACCAAAACCTTTATTACCAATGGCGAAATAGCTGATGTAGTCTTATTTATCGCCCAGACAGATAAAACTAAGGGTATTAGGGGGCTTGTTAGCTTTATTGTAGAGAGAGGCACACCAGGCTTTTCTAGTACACCACAGAAGGGGAGAATAAGTTGGCGAGGTGGTAGTGAGGGCAACATCCGATTCACCGATATGGAACTTCCCTTAGAGAACCAAATTAGCGAGCCTGGGCGCGCCTTAAGGGATGCCCTGCGAGGCATTGATACTGCTCGTCTGTTCCTAGCTGCTGGTTGTGTTGGTATAGCCCAGAGTTGCCTTGATGCCTCTATAAAGTATGCCAAGGGGCGAATCCAGTTTGGCAAGCCTATCGGTGGTCACCAGTTGATACAGGGGATAATTGCCGATATGGCGACCAAGATTGAGGCAGCTAGATGGCTTACCTATCGTGTGGCTGATATGAAGAGCCGAGGGGTTAGGCATATTAAAGAGATGTCCTATGCCAAGTATTTTTCTACTGAGACTGCTCTTTGGGTGACATCACAGGCAGTTAAGATTCACGGCTCCTTCGGCACTTTTGACGACTATCCGGTAGGGCATCACTACCAAGATGCAATCACAGCTACTATACTTGGCGGCACCGCTCAAATACACCAGTTGACCATCGGGCAGCAGCTTTTGGAGATGGCTGCTTTTACTTAG
- a CDS encoding TRAP transporter substrate-binding protein: protein MKGKRFFSGAVVLLGVLALLSISIVSPPSASAGVIKLSYANFPPAPTFPCVQMERWAKEVEKRTDGKVKIDTYPGGTLLGAKNMMDGVIAGTADIGCLCMAYQPGRFIVTNATALPVGFPNATVASLTLWDIYNKYQPKEFADVKVLTMFTCAPSNIMSKKPVRTLSDIKGMSLRASGGAAQILKAWGANQVGMPQSECPEALRKGVVQGLFSSLEVLMDFKYAEICRYVTVTNTVIYPFAVVMNKKKWNSLPADVKKVMEDLGREQAEWTGKYMDDHVNKSIAWSKKTYDIEVYILPKKEMAKWNKLLEPISDKWVKDAAAKGIPAKKILKDIKKLNKKYSKKYGG from the coding sequence ATGAAAGGGAAAAGATTTTTCAGTGGAGCAGTGGTATTGTTGGGGGTTCTGGCACTGTTATCCATCAGCATAGTATCTCCCCCATCTGCAAGCGCTGGGGTGATAAAACTCAGTTATGCCAACTTCCCACCTGCACCTACCTTCCCCTGCGTCCAGATGGAGCGGTGGGCAAAGGAGGTGGAGAAGCGTACCGATGGTAAGGTCAAGATCGACACATACCCTGGGGGGACCTTGCTCGGTGCCAAGAATATGATGGATGGTGTGATCGCAGGCACTGCCGATATCGGCTGCCTCTGCATGGCCTATCAGCCAGGTCGCTTTATCGTAACGAATGCGACTGCCCTTCCCGTTGGCTTTCCTAATGCCACGGTAGCCAGCCTTACATTATGGGATATTTACAATAAGTATCAACCGAAGGAATTTGCCGATGTGAAGGTCCTGACCATGTTTACCTGCGCGCCTTCCAACATCATGTCCAAAAAACCGGTACGAACTTTGAGCGATATCAAAGGCATGAGCCTGCGAGCTTCAGGTGGCGCTGCCCAGATTCTCAAGGCATGGGGAGCGAACCAGGTAGGGATGCCCCAGTCAGAATGTCCCGAAGCGCTACGAAAGGGCGTGGTTCAGGGGTTGTTTTCTTCTCTTGAGGTCCTTATGGACTTCAAATATGCTGAGATCTGCCGGTATGTGACAGTAACCAATACGGTTATTTACCCCTTTGCTGTGGTGATGAATAAGAAAAAGTGGAACTCCTTGCCTGCCGATGTAAAAAAGGTCATGGAAGATCTAGGAAGGGAACAGGCCGAGTGGACAGGCAAATACATGGATGATCATGTCAACAAGTCCATTGCCTGGTCGAAAAAGACCTATGATATTGAAGTATATATCCTTCCGAAAAAAGAGATGGCCAAGTGGAATAAATTGCTGGAACCGATATCGGATAAATGGGTCAAAGACGCTGCAGCAAAAGGCATTCCGGCAAAGAAGATCTTAAAAGACATAAAGAAGCTGAATAAAAAATACAGCAAAAAATACGGAGGCTAG
- a CDS encoding FAD-dependent oxidoreductase, giving the protein MGTEVKWDYTKYPGYKNYPHLFKPIQIGKLTIPNRIKYAATEDNLNGRDGFVTDAGVAYLRERAKGVVGGICTMQGVYMDKGRQGQGYVGQAAAWDDKFIPGLKRLADVIHEEKAIAACQLMHCGRVGAIETEYCQGPSAVPQRLRIFRPVQEMTKADIKQCLKEHAEATERLLKAGFDIVEISGIVGYLLSNFLSSYTNRRTDEYGGDIRGRMRFVVECIQEVKKVCGDNVPVGIRLCSDELLDDVGGNTPEESMITYEMAEEAGVDYMSVTLGWQESIYPVISRDIPQGNWLHLAERAKQHLKIPVMMAYRLFIPELPNKAIEEGKLDIWEMCRPMIADPLMPKKVLEGTEDEIRPCVACNLCLARLFRDAPMTCYINPVCAHEWDPKYQVKPAEMEKNIIIVGAGPAGLECAWVAAQRGHEVHVYDKREELGGTIIEASKAPYGDDELYGVINFHKAQCEKAGVNFHLGTEVTEELIEEEMPDTVVLATGPQYVKGTAPGFDRENVVTVLDVLNGTAQVGDNVVVWGNMKPGIGVALFLAKQGKKVTIVGKEKKLGKDINPSFLWRYVGYLRQNKVATYNDCDIEEITDDGVTVITYDGYRIPVKADTVVCSEREANTVLKDVVQENGIELFVIGDALVPRNLSSAVHDGYRIGIRI; this is encoded by the coding sequence ATGGGGACCGAAGTTAAGTGGGATTATACCAAATACCCAGGGTACAAAAACTACCCCCATCTGTTTAAGCCGATTCAGATCGGTAAGCTAACCATCCCAAACCGGATAAAATATGCTGCTACTGAGGATAATTTAAACGGCAGAGACGGTTTTGTTACCGATGCAGGCGTAGCCTACTTACGGGAAAGGGCTAAAGGAGTTGTCGGTGGTATATGCACTATGCAGGGTGTATATATGGATAAGGGCCGACAAGGTCAGGGATACGTTGGTCAGGCTGCAGCCTGGGATGACAAATTCATACCTGGCTTAAAAAGGCTTGCCGATGTCATTCATGAAGAAAAGGCAATAGCTGCCTGCCAGTTGATGCACTGTGGACGAGTCGGAGCGATTGAGACGGAATATTGCCAAGGGCCCTCGGCTGTTCCCCAACGATTGAGGATTTTTAGGCCTGTCCAAGAGATGACCAAGGCAGACATTAAACAGTGTCTTAAGGAACATGCTGAGGCCACCGAGAGACTGCTCAAAGCGGGATTTGACATCGTTGAGATTTCCGGGATTGTGGGTTATCTTCTTTCCAACTTCCTATCCAGCTATACCAATAGGCGCACAGACGAGTATGGTGGGGATATACGGGGAAGGATGAGGTTTGTTGTGGAATGCATCCAAGAGGTGAAAAAGGTATGCGGCGATAATGTACCCGTTGGTATCAGGCTCTGTTCTGATGAGCTCTTAGATGATGTGGGTGGAAATACACCTGAAGAATCGATGATCACCTATGAAATGGCAGAGGAGGCAGGAGTAGACTACATGAGTGTTACCCTTGGTTGGCAAGAATCGATCTACCCCGTGATCAGCAGAGACATTCCCCAGGGTAACTGGCTCCATTTGGCTGAGCGTGCCAAACAACACCTCAAAATTCCTGTCATGATGGCGTATAGGCTCTTTATCCCGGAGCTACCCAATAAAGCTATTGAAGAGGGCAAACTGGATATCTGGGAGATGTGCCGACCGATGATTGCTGACCCACTTATGCCCAAAAAGGTCCTGGAAGGAACAGAGGACGAGATAAGACCTTGTGTTGCATGCAATCTCTGTCTGGCAAGGCTTTTCCGCGATGCCCCCATGACCTGCTATATTAACCCTGTTTGTGCCCACGAATGGGATCCAAAGTATCAGGTCAAACCAGCAGAGATGGAAAAGAATATTATAATTGTCGGTGCTGGGCCGGCAGGTCTTGAGTGTGCCTGGGTGGCAGCCCAAAGAGGTCATGAGGTCCATGTGTACGATAAGAGAGAGGAATTGGGCGGAACTATTATCGAGGCATCCAAGGCGCCCTATGGAGATGATGAGCTCTATGGAGTAATAAATTTTCACAAGGCTCAATGTGAAAAGGCAGGAGTAAATTTCCATTTAGGCACAGAAGTTACCGAAGAGTTAATAGAAGAGGAGATGCCAGACACTGTTGTCCTGGCAACTGGCCCTCAGTATGTTAAGGGTACTGCCCCTGGTTTTGATCGAGAAAATGTTGTCACGGTACTGGATGTCCTGAATGGAACAGCCCAGGTTGGTGATAATGTTGTTGTCTGGGGAAACATGAAGCCGGGGATCGGAGTGGCCCTGTTCTTGGCCAAACAGGGGAAAAAGGTGACCATCGTAGGAAAAGAAAAAAAGCTTGGAAAGGATATTAATCCCTCCTTTTTATGGCGATATGTTGGCTACTTAAGGCAAAATAAGGTAGCAACTTATAACGATTGCGATATTGAAGAAATTACAGATGATGGTGTGACTGTTATAACTTACGATGGTTATAGGATTCCGGTGAAGGCAGACACTGTAGTCTGTTCAGAGAGAGAGGCAAACACTGTCTTGAAAGATGTAGTTCAGGAAAATGGTATTGAACTTTTTGTAATCGGTGACGCACTGGTACCTCGAAATCTATCAAGTGCGGTTCATGATGGTTACAGAATAGGTATTCGGATCTAA
- a CDS encoding ferredoxin, producing MAAQVDPQKCTKCGGITQPLCVEVCPDEAIRVQDDRIVVTEFLCEDCNECGYICPDHAISIPLESVTF from the coding sequence ATGGCTGCTCAGGTAGATCCGCAAAAATGCACAAAGTGTGGAGGGATAACTCAACCTCTCTGCGTAGAGGTGTGTCCGGATGAGGCTATCAGGGTTCAGGATGATAGAATTGTGGTCACTGAGTTTTTGTGTGAAGACTGCAATGAGTGTGGCTACATATGCCCGGACCATGCTATCTCCATTCCTCTTGAATCTGTAACCTTTTAA
- a CDS encoding acyl-CoA dehydrogenase family protein: MLTREHQFFREEISKFVAKRIAPLAAEIDSRDEFPIELFKEVGRLGYFGIRYPEEYGGVNADAITFSIFAEELAKGSLAFAALCMMQSLMGTDFLYRFGTREIKERLFKPALRGEKIGIIAFTEPNCGSDLASTETTARREGDLYILNGAKTWITNAPFADFFTVVATTDRSLGLKGLNFFLVERGTDGFSVGKKIEKMGALGAWVGEIAFDGCRIPRDYLLGEEENKGVIYLGWILNEIRIMMGSLALGLGKAALEASIRYAKERQAFGRPIGKYQLIQEKISRMATELEASRWLLHRACTLKDEGLPYATEAMMAKVHAVEAAIMIVDEARRIHGAYGYSREYPVERMFRDAGFLLYGGGTQEILRLNIAREIMRRM, from the coding sequence ATGCTAACACGAGAACATCAATTCTTCAGAGAAGAGATATCTAAGTTTGTGGCAAAAAGGATCGCTCCTCTTGCCGCAGAGATAGACAGCAGGGATGAGTTTCCCATAGAACTCTTCAAGGAGGTGGGGAGATTGGGTTATTTCGGCATCAGATATCCTGAGGAATACGGTGGAGTAAATGCCGACGCCATCACATTTTCGATCTTTGCCGAAGAGCTAGCCAAAGGGTCCCTGGCCTTCGCAGCCTTGTGCATGATGCAATCTTTGATGGGTACTGATTTCCTTTATCGCTTCGGAACTCGGGAGATAAAGGAGCGATTGTTCAAGCCGGCATTGAGGGGGGAGAAGATTGGAATCATTGCCTTTACAGAGCCTAACTGCGGTTCTGATCTGGCATCTACCGAGACTACGGCTAGAAGGGAAGGTGATCTCTACATTCTCAATGGTGCAAAGACGTGGATCACAAATGCTCCTTTCGCTGATTTCTTTACGGTAGTGGCCACTACAGACAGGAGCCTGGGATTGAAGGGCCTGAACTTCTTTTTGGTCGAAAGGGGGACAGACGGCTTCTCTGTGGGGAAGAAGATAGAAAAGATGGGGGCCCTCGGCGCCTGGGTAGGTGAGATTGCCTTTGATGGTTGTAGGATCCCGCGGGATTATCTCTTGGGCGAGGAGGAGAACAAAGGGGTGATATATCTGGGCTGGATATTGAACGAAATAAGGATCATGATGGGATCCCTTGCCCTTGGTCTTGGCAAGGCTGCCCTGGAGGCGTCTATACGATATGCAAAGGAAAGGCAGGCCTTTGGCAGGCCAATAGGGAAGTACCAGTTGATACAGGAAAAGATCTCCCGAATGGCCACAGAGCTGGAGGCCTCCAGGTGGTTGTTGCATAGGGCGTGTACCCTGAAGGATGAGGGCCTTCCCTATGCTACGGAGGCAATGATGGCCAAGGTCCATGCAGTGGAAGCAGCCATTATGATAGTCGATGAGGCGAGGAGGATCCATGGGGCCTACGGATATTCTCGAGAGTATCCAGTAGAGAGGATGTTCAGGGACGCAGGGTTCCTCCTATATGGTGGTGGCACCCAGGAGATCCTTAGGCTGAATATCGCTAGGGAGATTATGAGGAGGATGTGA
- a CDS encoding TRAP transporter small permease subunit, with the protein MVNYLEKISTFLNQLLLWVGGITLVGMILLTCSNIFLRVVWIPIRGTFELMGFFGAIVAGFALGYTQIKRGHIAVDILVNQFPQKTQAILNSINYFICMIFFAIAAWQIAKWATILWRTGEITETLRIIYFPFTYGLALGCAVLSLVLLTDLLKSFMQDKDLNT; encoded by the coding sequence ATGGTTAACTATCTGGAAAAGATAAGCACATTCCTGAATCAACTGCTTCTTTGGGTTGGTGGTATCACCTTGGTAGGAATGATACTTCTGACATGCTCCAATATATTTCTCCGTGTTGTTTGGATCCCTATCAGGGGCACTTTTGAGCTTATGGGTTTTTTTGGTGCCATCGTTGCTGGCTTTGCCCTGGGCTATACTCAAATTAAGCGGGGTCATATTGCAGTGGATATCTTGGTGAATCAATTTCCCCAAAAGACCCAGGCAATTTTAAACAGTATCAACTATTTTATCTGCATGATTTTCTTTGCTATTGCTGCCTGGCAGATTGCGAAGTGGGCTACAATCCTCTGGAGGACAGGAGAAATAACCGAAACGCTGAGAATCATCTATTTCCCCTTTACCTATGGGCTTGCTTTGGGATGCGCTGTTCTCTCCTTGGTGTTGTTGACCGATCTATTGAAGTCGTTCATGCAGGATAAGGATCTGAATACGTGA
- the mce gene encoding methylmalonyl-CoA epimerase: protein MIKGISHLGVAVKDLQEARDYYRSVFGLESSDPIISGDGMNQVSMIEAGNIIIELLQPIGNAGVMAKFLAKRGEGIHHICYEVDDINAEVDSLKAKGMEVLGEPRPGAEGMSVFLHPRGTHGILVELVEKE, encoded by the coding sequence ATGATAAAAGGAATTAGTCACCTGGGTGTGGCGGTGAAAGACCTCCAAGAAGCGAGGGATTACTATCGCTCGGTCTTTGGGCTTGAATCGTCTGACCCCATTATCAGTGGTGATGGAATGAATCAGGTGAGCATGATTGAGGCGGGTAACATTATAATTGAGCTGTTGCAGCCTATCGGAAACGCGGGGGTTATGGCGAAATTCCTGGCAAAGCGCGGCGAGGGTATCCACCACATTTGTTATGAGGTGGATGATATCAACGCCGAAGTTGACTCACTTAAGGCCAAGGGGATGGAAGTTCTGGGTGAACCGAGACCAGGTGCTGAGGGAATGAGTGTCTTCCTTCACCCCCGAGGGACTCATGGCATCCTTGTTGAGTTGGTGGAAAAGGAATGA
- a CDS encoding VOC family protein, which produces MKINKIDHICVAVKNLEEARKKWEPILGKSEPDDAYVDEPEKIRVARYWLGEVGFELMESTAPDGDVAKFVEKRGEGIMIVSFNVDNTREAMDELKAKGYPFIGGARPFRDCEFAFIHPKAVNGVLLELIDYKWEEFKK; this is translated from the coding sequence ATGAAGATTAACAAGATAGATCATATATGCGTCGCCGTGAAAAATTTGGAGGAGGCCCGGAAGAAGTGGGAACCCATTTTGGGGAAATCGGAACCTGATGATGCCTATGTGGATGAACCAGAGAAGATCAGAGTGGCTCGATATTGGTTGGGAGAAGTGGGCTTTGAGCTGATGGAATCAACCGCTCCAGATGGAGATGTGGCCAAGTTCGTTGAGAAGAGGGGTGAAGGTATCATGATAGTCAGCTTCAATGTAGACAATACCCGCGAGGCCATGGATGAATTGAAAGCAAAAGGTTATCCCTTTATCGGTGGTGCCAGACCCTTCAGGGATTGTGAATTCGCCTTCATTCACCCCAAGGCGGTAAACGGCGTGCTGCTTGAATTGATAGATTATAAGTGGGAAGAATTCAAAAAATAG
- a CDS encoding electron transfer flavoprotein subunit alpha/FixB family protein translates to MAEYQGILICGEVVDGRITTITKELMTTGRRLSDDLNQPLSVLLIGRDIDEAAKEAVFLGADKVYTADGTPFAESHPEHYTAMIVDVGKRIAPSIILLGQTDMGRDIAPRVAAKLGTTVCMDCVEVAIDQETRLLVQTKPVYGGNAMAVWVSEDYQPQVVTLRPRVGEPAEPDTSRKGEIVPVSTGVDDSMIKGKLVETVKEEIKGIRLEEAKVIVTGGGGIGGSEGFQLLQELAQVLGGTVGVSRVPCDEGWMPISLEIGQTGHMVSPDLYIAVGISGALQHLAGCSGSKCIVAINKDPEAHIFKEADFGVVGDYRKALPPLIEKCRALLAI, encoded by the coding sequence ATGGCAGAGTATCAAGGCATATTAATCTGTGGTGAGGTGGTGGATGGGAGGATTACCACCATCACCAAAGAACTAATGACTACCGGCAGGAGGCTCAGCGATGACCTCAACCAGCCACTGAGTGTTCTCCTTATCGGGCGGGATATCGATGAGGCAGCCAAAGAGGCTGTCTTCCTCGGTGCTGACAAGGTCTATACCGCTGATGGTACTCCGTTTGCTGAATCACATCCTGAGCACTATACTGCTATGATCGTTGATGTTGGCAAGCGAATAGCCCCCTCAATCATTCTCCTGGGTCAGACTGATATGGGGCGTGACATTGCCCCCAGAGTAGCTGCCAAGCTGGGAACCACCGTCTGCATGGATTGCGTTGAGGTGGCAATAGACCAGGAGACCAGGCTACTGGTTCAAACCAAGCCAGTTTATGGGGGAAACGCAATGGCGGTGTGGGTTTCCGAAGATTATCAGCCTCAAGTAGTCACCCTGAGACCACGGGTAGGAGAGCCGGCTGAGCCAGATACCTCACGGAAAGGTGAGATTGTACCCGTTAGCACTGGTGTGGACGACTCAATGATTAAGGGTAAACTCGTGGAGACGGTTAAAGAGGAGATCAAAGGGATAAGGCTTGAAGAAGCTAAGGTTATTGTGACCGGGGGTGGGGGGATTGGTGGCAGCGAAGGCTTCCAGCTACTGCAAGAGCTGGCACAGGTTCTCGGCGGCACCGTAGGGGTAAGCAGAGTCCCCTGTGATGAGGGGTGGATGCCAATCAGCCTGGAAATTGGACAAACTGGTCACATGGTGAGCCCAGACCTCTATATTGCTGTCGGCATTTCTGGTGCCCTGCAGCACCTTGCCGGTTGCTCAGGCTCAAAGTGCATTGTAGCGATAAACAAGGACCCCGAGGCTCATATATTCAAGGAAGCCGATTTCGGGGTTGTTGGCGATTATAGGAAGGCTCTACCCCCATTGATTGAGAAATGCAGGGCTTTACTGGCTATTTAA